One window of Amaranthus tricolor cultivar Red isolate AtriRed21 chromosome 11, ASM2621246v1, whole genome shotgun sequence genomic DNA carries:
- the LOC130827629 gene encoding zinc finger protein JACKDAW, translating into MNLQHISCIGGERDDGDASFSLSSSTFNRSFHTQNHHLQLQQHHQNPNNTNNNNTIINPPSKKKRNLPGNPDPDAEVIALSPKTLMARNRFICEICNKGFQRDQNLQLHRRGHNLPWKLKQRTNKEVKKKVYICPEKTCVHHEASRALGDLTGIKKHFSRKHGEKKWKCDKCSKKYAVQSDWKAHYKTCGTRDYTCDCGTLFSRKDSFITHRAFCDALAVESGRNGSVAPAPTTISFKNDSNNKCTSFQHGFVSQGFQHHVSAHPSVFRTDFSIIVAANNLITSGLSDIVQMTTNNLFGSSTSSLSLSSFPITLKEEGTNSNTKTNLVESLGSLYSHEQTNSSTPMSATALLQKAAQIGSTRSNPSILGTSLGVVTSNVTSNEVKQVYPSNLKKRHDTSGASSRTKAPNIRTIATSMRNIDQSAGLLTERCLLGPAQ; encoded by the exons ATGAATTTGCAACATATTAGTTGTATTGGAGGAGAAAGAGATGATGGAGATGCTTCCTTTtctttatcttcttcaacattcaATAGAAGCTTCCATACTcaaaatcatcatcttcaacttcaacaacatcatcaaaaccctaataatactaacaataataatactattattaATCCTCCTTCTAAGAAGAAGAGAAATTTACCAGGAAATCCAG ATCCAGATGCAGAAGTGATTGCATTATCCCCAAAGACATTGATGGCAAGAAACAGATTCATATGTGAAATATGCAACAAAGGGTTTCAAAGGGATCAAAACCTTCAACTCCATAGAAGAGGACATAACCTACCATGGAAACTTAAACAAAGAACAAACAAAGAAGTAAAGAAAAAGGTTTATATTTGTCCTGAAAAAACATGTGTACATCATGAGGCTTCAAGAGCACTTGGTGATCTAACTGGTATTAAAAAACATTTTAGCAGAAAACATGGTGAAAAAAAATGGAAGTGTGATAAGTGTTCCAAGAAATATGCTGTGCAATCTGATTGGAAAGCTCATTATAAGACTTGTGGTACTAGGGACTATACTTGTGATTGTGGTACACTCTTTTCTAG GAAAGACAGTTTTATTACACATAGAGCATTTTGTGATGCGCTAGCCGTAGAGAGTGGCAGGAATGGTTCAGTTGCTCCAGCCCCAACAACAATAAGTTTCAAAAATGATTCAAATAACAAATGTACAAGTTTTCAACATGGGTTTGTTAGTCAAGGATTTCAACATCATGTTTCAGCTCACCCGTCCGTTTTTCGAACCGATTTTAGCATCATTGTTGCTGCCAATAATCTGATCACTTCAG GTTTGTCTGATATCGTTCAAATGACAACTAATAACCTTTTTGGCTCATCCACTTCAAGTCTTTCACTTTCATCCTTCCCTATTACATTAAAGGAAGAAGGAACAAATAGCAACACTAAGACCAATTTGGTTGAAAGCTTAGGCTCTTTGTATTCACATGAACAAACAAATTCATCCACACCCATGTCAGCAACTGCTCTCCTACAAAAAGCTGCTCAAATTGGTTCAACAAGGAGTAACCCTTCTATTTTGGGCACATCTCTAGGAGTTGTAACAAGCAATGTTACCTCAAATGAAGTGAAACAAGTGTACCCAAGTAATCTAAAAAAGCGCCACGATACATCAGGTGCCTCATCACGTACTAAGGCACCTAATATTAGAACAATTGCAACTTCTATGAGGAACATTGATCAATCTGCCGGTCTTCTGACTGAGAGATGTCTCTTAGGCCCAGCACAATAA